The window TGAAGGCCGCCTTGCCCGGCTTCTCGCTCGAAGCCGCGAAGTTCGCATCCCCGCCCCGCCCGTCGGCATAGAAGAGCGCCAGGGCGAGCCCCGCAAGCGGGCTCACATCAACGGTGGGCGGCTTCAGGACGAGGTAGCCCGCCTTGAGCGCGAAGCGCCCCTGGGCCGAAAAACCCCGCACGTTCTGGACGGCGACCTCGACAAAATGCATACGCCCCCCATGGTAGCGCGAACGAAAAAAGGAGTGCCCAGGAATGGGCACTCCTTTTCGGAAAAGCAGGGCGGGTGCCCGGCTTCGGAGACTAGGCCTTGGCAGCAGCCTTGGGGGCCTTCTTGTCGCCCATCTTCTCCTCCTGGACGTCCACGCGGGACGCCTTGCCCTTGAGGGCCCGGAGGTAGAAGAGGCGGTTGCGGTTCACGTTGCCGCGCGAGAGAACCTCGATGCGCTCATAGCGGGGGCTGTGCAGCGGGAAGATGCGCTCCACGCCGACGCCGAAGGAGACCTTGCGCACGGTGAAGCTGGAGCGGTTGTTGCCCTTCTTCTTCCGGATGACGACGCCCTCGAAGGCCTGCACGCGCTCCTTCTCGCCTTCCTTGACCTTCCAGTGGACCCGGACCGAGTCCCCGGTCCGGAAAACCGCCACGTCCTTGCGGAGAAACTTGGACTCGACGTGCTCGATGGCGCTGCGACGCATGACGACCTCAGAGAGTAGTACGAACAAAAAAGTAAGAGGGGCGCCTACTAGCAGAGAGCAGCGGGTCCGACAAGCCCGGAGATCAGCTCAGGCCGCCAACCCCCCGCCGACACTACAAGTCTTCCTCCCGCAGGCCGAGCAGCTTGCGGTCGGCCAGCCCCAGCTCCACGCGGGAAAAGAGGTCCGCCCGGCGCTCCTGGGTCAGGTGCAGCGCCTTCCAGCGCCGCCAGCGGGCAATCCGGGCATGGTCCCCCGACTGGAGCACCGCGGGCACCTCCGCCCCCCGGAACGCGGGCGGCCGGGTGTACTGGGGGTGCTCCAGCAGCCCCTCCTCGAAGCTCTCGCTCACGTGGGACGCCTGGTTGCCCAGCACCCCAGGGAGCAGCCGGGCCACGGCGTCCACCACCGCCAGGGCCGCCACCTCCCCGCCCGTGAGGATGAAGTCCCCCAGGGACAGCTCCCCGTCGAGGAAGGGCATCACGCGCTCGTCCACGCCCTCGTAGCGGCCACAGACGAGGATGAGGCCCGGCGCGTGGGCCACCAGCTCCCGGGCCCGGGCCTGGGTGAACGTGGGCCCCCGGGGGCTCATGAGCAGCACCTTCGCCCCGGGGTGCCGCGCCCGCGCCGCCTCGATGGCCGCCACCAGCGGCTCCACCTTCATCACCATGCCGGCGCCGCCCCCGTACGGGGTGTCGTCCGTCACGCGGTGCTTGCCCTCGGCGTACTCGCGGATGTCCGTGGCGGTGACGGACAGCTTTCCCCGCTCCTGGGCCTTGCCCAGGATGCTCTGCCCCACGTAGCCAGACACCATCTCCGGAAAGAGCGTGAGGACCTCCACCGGGTACATCAGCGGTCGTCCTCGTACTCCAGGGGCCGGACGACAATCCTGCCGTTGGGCACATCCACGGTGGGGACGAACTCATCGGCGAACGGGACGATGATCTCTGGCTTCCCCTCGCCCCGGATGACGAGGTTGGGCACCTCGCCCGTGTTCCAGATCTCCGCCACCTGGCCCAGCACCTGGCCGGACTCGTCCACGGCGGTGAGCCCCACGAGGTCTCCCTGGAAGAACTGCCCTTCCTCCGGGGGCTCCAGGTCCTCGCGGTAGACGAAGACCGCGGCGCCCACGAGCGCCTCGGCCGCCTCGCGCGAGTCCACCCCTTCCAAGGCGACGATGTTCTCCTTGGGGGTGGGCCGCACATCCTCGATGCGCAGCACCCGCTCCTCG is drawn from Stigmatella aurantiaca and contains these coding sequences:
- the rplS gene encoding 50S ribosomal protein L19, giving the protein MRRSAIEHVESKFLRKDVAVFRTGDSVRVHWKVKEGEKERVQAFEGVVIRKKKGNNRSSFTVRKVSFGVGVERIFPLHSPRYERIEVLSRGNVNRNRLFYLRALKGKASRVDVQEEKMGDKKAPKAAAKA
- the trmD gene encoding tRNA (guanosine(37)-N1)-methyltransferase TrmD, yielding MYPVEVLTLFPEMVSGYVGQSILGKAQERGKLSVTATDIREYAEGKHRVTDDTPYGGGAGMVMKVEPLVAAIEAARARHPGAKVLLMSPRGPTFTQARARELVAHAPGLILVCGRYEGVDERVMPFLDGELSLGDFILTGGEVAALAVVDAVARLLPGVLGNQASHVSESFEEGLLEHPQYTRPPAFRGAEVPAVLQSGDHARIARWRRWKALHLTQERRADLFSRVELGLADRKLLGLREEDL
- the rimM gene encoding ribosome maturation factor RimM (Essential for efficient processing of 16S rRNA); translated protein: MTPRPLLELGYVARAHGIQGEIAIRTFDAASESLDVVERLSVRTRAGEERVLRIEDVRPTPKENIVALEGVDSREAAEALVGAAVFVYREDLEPPEEGQFFQGDLVGLTAVDESGQVLGQVAEIWNTGEVPNLVIRGEGKPEIIVPFADEFVPTVDVPNGRIVVRPLEYEDDR